One part of the Microvirga sp. TS319 genome encodes these proteins:
- a CDS encoding SDR family oxidoreductase, with the protein MSDMKAQDLRRSDDRVRSNPVAVVTGSSAGVGRATAIEFGRRGYDVALLARGGEGLEGARRDVEAVGGEVLVIPVDTADCAGMFAAADAILARWRRIDVWVNNAMATVVGPVDRIPASEYKRVTEVTYLGVIHGTLAALRHMRARNKGTIVQIGSALAYRSIPLQSAYCGAKAAIRGFTDSLRTELLHDHSAIRLTMVQLPGVNTPQFDWSRTHEKYHHQPVGACYEPEVVARSIVDAAEEGPRELWVGTPAIMAILGNMVAPGLLDKYLAKTAYDQQLSSKPVRPDDPDILFEPARKDHGVRGRFSSRAKTRLIDADPAHLHAGLALAAVGLTAALFLFGARSVGRRLERAA; encoded by the coding sequence ATGAGCGATATGAAAGCACAGGACTTGCGCAGGAGCGACGATCGCGTCCGCTCGAATCCGGTTGCCGTCGTGACCGGATCCTCCGCCGGTGTCGGACGCGCGACGGCGATCGAATTCGGCCGGCGCGGTTACGATGTCGCCCTTCTGGCGCGTGGAGGCGAGGGGCTGGAGGGCGCTCGCCGGGATGTGGAAGCCGTTGGCGGCGAGGTGCTCGTGATCCCCGTCGATACGGCGGATTGCGCCGGCATGTTCGCGGCTGCCGATGCCATCCTGGCACGCTGGAGGCGGATCGACGTATGGGTCAACAACGCCATGGCGACCGTCGTCGGTCCTGTCGACCGGATTCCAGCATCCGAATACAAACGGGTGACCGAGGTGACATATCTCGGAGTCATTCATGGCACGCTGGCGGCCCTCAGGCACATGCGCGCGCGCAACAAAGGCACTATCGTTCAGATCGGCTCGGCCCTCGCCTATCGGTCGATCCCCCTGCAATCCGCCTATTGCGGTGCGAAGGCGGCGATCCGGGGCTTTACGGATTCGCTCCGAACCGAGCTTCTGCACGATCACAGCGCCATCCGTCTGACGATGGTGCAGCTGCCTGGCGTCAACACTCCCCAGTTCGACTGGTCCCGGACCCACGAGAAATATCATCATCAGCCTGTCGGGGCATGCTACGAGCCTGAGGTCGTTGCGAGGTCCATTGTCGATGCGGCGGAGGAGGGACCGCGCGAGCTCTGGGTCGGCACTCCAGCCATCATGGCCATTCTGGGCAATATGGTTGCTCCCGGACTGCTCGACAAATATCTCGCGAAAACCGCCTACGACCAGCAGCTCTCGTCAAAGCCCGTGCGCCCCGATGACCCCGATATTCTCTTCGAACCGGCCCGTAAGGATCACGGAGTACGGGGGCGTTTCAGTTCCCGTGCCAAGACGCGCCTGATCGATGCCGATCCGGCCCATCTGCATGCGGGACTCGCACTCGCAGCCGTAGGGCTCACAGCCGCCTTGTTTCTGTTCGGCGCCCGCTCGGTCGGAAGACGTCTGGAGCGCGCAGCCTGA
- a CDS encoding ureidoglycolate lyase, with product MSIMPGNVTVRSQVLDPTAVAPYGWMLGKPYPGETAAAAYRNPMSAFWQEHLFDPGSDGEVEILWVTYRDSNQAVDRLEAHHRTQQAIVPLTGEIVQIVALSDEQGAPDLSTVRAFHLSPGVGMCMRPGVWHSTRIVGAEAMCLMLTRRSTTRDLVDHLASGAPAKETSLRDVQHIQLIR from the coding sequence ATGAGCATCATGCCAGGCAATGTCACGGTCAGGTCACAGGTTCTCGATCCGACTGCGGTTGCACCGTATGGCTGGATGCTCGGCAAGCCATATCCAGGTGAAACTGCGGCGGCCGCATACCGGAATCCAATGAGTGCCTTCTGGCAAGAGCATCTGTTCGATCCGGGGTCGGATGGTGAAGTCGAGATCCTTTGGGTCACCTATCGCGACAGCAATCAAGCCGTTGATCGGCTGGAGGCCCATCACCGGACCCAGCAAGCCATCGTACCACTGACTGGGGAAATCGTTCAGATCGTTGCGTTGAGCGACGAGCAAGGCGCTCCCGACCTTTCTACGGTCCGGGCGTTTCACTTGTCCCCTGGGGTCGGAATGTGCATGCGTCCCGGCGTTTGGCATTCGACCCGTATTGTTGGGGCAGAAGCCATGTGCCTGATGTTGACCCGTCGCTCGACAACGCGAGATCTTGTCGACCACCTTGCCAGTGGCGCTCCAGCGAAAGAGACGAGCCTCAGAGACGTCCAACACATCCAACTAATTCGGTAG
- a CDS encoding glycoside hydrolase family 15 protein, which yields MRRIEDYALIGDCETAALVSRDGSIDWLCWPRFDSEACFAALLGTPEHGRWLIAPSCGVNRATRRYRDDALILETTFETDQGIVTLIDFMPVRDSGSDLVRIVRCEKGEVPMRVEFTLRFDYGRLMPWMERPDERCWQVVAGPHSAVLRTDVPVQAQHYGITADFTVREDRPEPFVLSYRASHLPLPEPVDAENALHRTEQWWRRWISHCSYKGAWAEPVQRSLITIKAMTYRPTGGIIAAPTTSLPERQGGQRNWDYRFCWLRDATFMVACLLKAGFRDEARAWRDWLLRAVAGMPAQVQPIYGIAGEHRLNEWEASWLPGFNGAKPVRVGNAAFTQFQLDVFGEVMNALHFARRAEIAPSEAGWHLQKALLDHLGEVWDEPDEGIWEVRAGRQHFVHSKVMAWVGVDRAIKATELCGLEGPVEQWKTLRNRIHAEVCERGFDPQRGAFVQAFGSQYLDASTLVIPIVGFLPVTDPRMQSTIAVIERDLIRDGFVLRYDTGKTKDGLPPGEGAFLVCSFWLAENYSLQGRHDEARDLFERLLTLRNDVGLLAEEYDPAAKTFLGNFPQALSHLALVNTAHKLSCEPDAARASLDP from the coding sequence ATGCGGCGGATCGAAGATTACGCCTTGATCGGCGATTGCGAGACGGCCGCGCTCGTTTCGAGGGACGGCTCGATCGACTGGCTTTGCTGGCCACGCTTTGACTCGGAAGCATGTTTCGCGGCCTTGCTGGGAACACCCGAGCACGGACGCTGGCTCATTGCGCCTTCCTGCGGCGTAAACCGGGCCACGCGGCGATATCGCGACGACGCGCTCATTCTCGAGACCACGTTCGAAACGGATCAAGGGATCGTCACGCTCATCGACTTCATGCCAGTCCGTGATTCCGGATCGGATCTCGTCCGCATTGTCAGGTGCGAGAAGGGCGAGGTGCCAATGAGGGTCGAGTTCACCCTCCGGTTCGATTATGGCCGGCTGATGCCCTGGATGGAACGACCGGATGAACGCTGCTGGCAGGTCGTTGCAGGCCCGCATTCGGCAGTTCTTCGAACGGACGTGCCCGTCCAGGCGCAGCATTACGGGATAACGGCCGATTTCACCGTCCGCGAGGACCGACCGGAACCGTTCGTCCTCAGCTACCGGGCCTCGCACCTGCCGCTTCCCGAGCCCGTCGATGCCGAGAATGCGTTGCACCGGACCGAGCAATGGTGGCGCCGCTGGATCAGCCATTGTTCCTATAAGGGGGCTTGGGCAGAGCCGGTTCAGCGCTCGCTCATCACGATCAAGGCCATGACCTATCGCCCGACTGGAGGGATCATAGCAGCTCCGACCACATCTCTCCCGGAAAGGCAGGGCGGTCAACGGAACTGGGATTATCGGTTCTGCTGGCTCCGGGATGCCACCTTCATGGTCGCCTGTCTGCTCAAGGCAGGGTTTCGCGACGAGGCGCGCGCCTGGCGCGACTGGCTCCTGCGCGCCGTCGCCGGAATGCCCGCGCAGGTCCAGCCGATCTATGGGATCGCCGGTGAGCACCGGCTGAACGAGTGGGAGGCATCATGGCTGCCCGGCTTTAACGGCGCCAAGCCGGTCAGGGTCGGGAATGCGGCATTCACACAATTTCAGCTCGATGTTTTCGGAGAAGTGATGAATGCCCTGCATTTCGCCAGGCGGGCGGAGATCGCTCCAAGCGAAGCCGGATGGCATCTGCAGAAGGCTCTTCTCGATCATCTCGGTGAAGTCTGGGACGAGCCGGACGAAGGGATCTGGGAGGTCCGAGCGGGACGCCAACACTTCGTGCACTCGAAGGTCATGGCCTGGGTGGGCGTCGACCGTGCGATAAAGGCGACTGAATTATGCGGCCTGGAAGGGCCGGTCGAGCAATGGAAGACGCTCCGCAACCGGATCCATGCCGAGGTATGCGAGCGTGGCTTCGATCCCCAGAGAGGGGCGTTCGTTCAGGCATTCGGTTCACAGTATCTGGATGCGAGCACACTCGTCATTCCGATTGTCGGCTTCCTGCCTGTAACCGATCCGAGGATGCAAAGCACGATTGCGGTAATCGAGCGTGACCTCATACGGGATGGCTTCGTCCTCCGTTACGATACGGGCAAAACGAAGGATGGATTGCCGCCAGGAGAGGGGGCTTTCCTTGTCTGCAGCTTCTGGCTCGCGGAGAACTATTCTCTTCAGGGACGACATGATGAGGCGCGGGATCTGTTCGAGCGTCTCCTTACATTGCGCAACGATGTCGGTCTCCTGGCTGAGGAATACGACCCGGCGGCCAAGACGTTCCTGGGGAACTTTCCGCAGGCGCTGTCACACCTTGCCCTGGTCAACACGGCTCACAAGCTTTCATGCGAGCCCGATGCAGCGCGTGCGAGCCTCGACCCTTGA